The region TGATTCGCAGCCAAATGGGAAAAATACGTCGTCTCGGCTTTTTATGTTGCCGTTTTTGCTGCTTTTTTAATTGTTTAAATTGCTCGCGGGTTTGCACTTTACCAGTTTCATCTGATTCCGGAATCGGTGCTGGTGCGGCCGCCTGTTTTTTACGTGTTTTCCTTGTTTGTGTATCAGGCTTGTCAGGTTGAACCGCCACACCTTGTTTTGCTTTCGCTCTTTGTTGCTTGGCATATTTTATTTTTTCTTTCCATACTTGCCACCACTTTTTCAGGTATTTCATGAGCAAGTGCGCAAATTCTCTTAATTTCCAGGAAGTCTTTTTTGCCAGTTCCTTCAAAAAGACATATAATTTGCTAAGTAATTTCTTTGTCCTTATTAACAATTCCTGCAAAATATCACGAAATTTGACAAGCATTGGCTTAGCTTTTTCTGTCGCTTGTTTCAGTACACGCTGCAACCAGTTCAACACTTGCTTTCCTTTTTGTTGCGTGCGTTCTAAAAAGTTCTTGTTTGGTTCAGGCTTTTTCTGTTGATTCGGATTAGTGGACATGGCGGTTCTCCTTACTTCCTGCTACATGGTGCTTCATCGCAGTACGGAAAATCTATAATCGGTTTAAAGAGGAAGTTCAAAAAGTCCGGTAAAAATGACATGCCCCTGCAAAAGGGGTATGCCGACGCCTGAGCGCAAGCCCGTTTTTAGTCGGCCTTCATTTGAAGAACTCGTCGGCTTGCTTTACCGCTCCTCATGTACCTTCTATGTACACTCCGGTGCTCAAAGCTACGCCGCCTAGAACTTCTCGGTCCTTTTTATCCTCCTTTTGAACACGCACTTAAAAGTATATAAAACTACTATAGTGATTTTTGTACCTTTTTGTCAACAAGTCAAAAAGTACTAGCTTACTATTTCCGTTCCAGCGCTGACCAAAGTTTTTGGAAACAAATTACCTGAGTTGGTTAACTCGGTCCAGTTTTCCCAATGACCGGATACCCATCCTTTGTCGTCAACATAACCATATTCTCGCCTTCGATTGGGCGAAGATAAAATGATTGTCCAATTGAATTTTCCCGGTTTCCGTAACTGTCATATCTATTTCGTCAGGATGAATCGGATTTCCCGTACGATCATGGCACATCAAACAATTTTCCGGCGTTCAATTTTATCAATGTTTTCCAGCATAGCCCCTGTCCCTTTGGCAACGCAATTCTTTGGTTCTTCGGAAATAAATACAGGAACCTTTAATTCCTCTGCCAATAATTGGTCAATACCGTGAATTAATGCCCCTCCTCCTGTTAGAATGACACCACGGTCGATAATGTCAGCGGACAATTCTGGTGGTGTTTGTTCCAGGATAGATTTGGCAGCTTGGGTAATTAGATTTGCCGATTCACGGAGTGCGCCTTCGATTTCATCAGAATAAACGGTAATCGTCTTTGGCAAACCGGTTACCATGTCACGTCCGCGAATATCCATTTCCTCTTTGCGCGAGTCCTTGAAAATGGTCGCTACATTAATTTTAATTTCCTCCGCGGTACGTTCTCCAATTAACAATTTATATTTTTTCTTTATGTATTGAAGTATTTCCCCATCAAATTTATCACCAGCCATTTTAATCGATTTCGCCGTAACAATATCACCCATTGACAGGATTGCAATATCGGTTGTACCGCCACCAATATCAACAACCATATTGCCACTCGGTTGAAAAATTTCCATGCCGGCCCCAATCGCTGCGACCTTTGGCTCCTCTTCCAAATACACCTTTTTACCGCCGGATTTTTCCGCTGCTTCCCTTATCGCCTTTTGCTCGACCTTGGTAATATTCGTAGGGCAGCAAATCAGCATACGAGGTTTTGCCAAAAATCCTTTCACATTAATTCTATCAATAAAATGTTTTAACATTGCTTCCGTCACATCAAAATCCGCAATAACCCCATCTTTCAACGGGCGGGTAGCTTCAATATTTCCCGGTGTACGTCCAACCATTCTGCGTGCAGCCTCGCCTACTTCCAGCACACGACCAGTATTACGATTCATAGCAACAACAGAAGGTTCATCCAAGACAATCCCCTTCCCCTTTAAATGAATTAAAACATTGGCTGTCCCAAGATCAATTCCAATATCCCTGGATAACATGAGTCAAGATCCTCCTTGCTTTTAAATCCGTGTTCACAAAGTTGCCGAATGAGAAGCAAGCCAGCGAAGAGATTCACTGCTCATCATTTGCCGACTTTTTGAACAACCTTTATTACTATGGCATCAGTCAGAGGACATAATGCTGCTAATTTTATATTTTAACATAGATTACATGAATAAACTGCCCCAAAACAGAAAATAGTTAGGAAGATTTACCCAGAAAATGGGAAGAGTTTAGGACTGCCGTAAAAATGCACATCATAAGGAAAAAATTGATCGGTTCAGGAACAATATCGATCGTGCACACGTGAAAGTTGATCGTATGCTCATGAAAGTTGATCGAGAATGCATAAAAGTCGATCGGTCCGGACAAAAAGTTGATCGAGAACTGATGAAAGTCGATCGATATACACCCCCGGGAGCAAACAACAAATACCGGAAAATCCACACGTTCATTGGATTTTCCGGTATCAGGTGAAAATAATTTTCATTTTAATTTGCGATCATCACCCCCTTAGCGGTCATCCTGCTCATCCAACCGGTTCAATGGTTGTTGCACTTTCCGGTTCATCTTTATACTTCTTTCTGGTTGCCTCACCTCCGCGAAGATGGCGGATGGATTTATGGTATTCGAGTATATCTTTTACCTGATTTGCTAGTTCCGGATGTATTTCTGGCAGTCTTTCCGTTAAATCTTTGTGAACTGTACTTTTGGATACACCAAATTCCTTTGCTATCATACGGACAGTTTTCCTCGTCTCAACGACATATTTCCCTATCCTGATAGTCCTTTCCTTGATGTAATCGTGCACACCGTTCGCCTCCCTAAGTTGTCTGTTTCCGAGGTGTGTATCTGAGACAAGGTGGTCAAGAAATTAGACTACGTATCAACTAGAAATGTTTGATTGTGAGCGATGTCTCTTAAAATTCCAATATTCAAAAAACACAGGACATAGCTATCCTGAAAATGGTATGCTGGTCTATTATCGATATATATGAAAATGAACTCGAGTTTAGAAGGAATGTATGTATTAGTGGTTGACAAATTGGTTTGACATGCTACACAAGCTCTCACCTCAGACATCATTTGATTGCTTGGTTTGTAACATTTTATTATTGCTCTTCGTGGATTATGATTAAAATTACGCGTTTCATGGAAGGGGACAAACAGTATTTTTGTTAGTGGTGAATTACAGCTACTGAAAAGCAGTATGTGGAAACGTAAAATACTTAACGCAGAGATAGGTCTCTTGCCGTAATTCACCACATGAAGGAGCAACCAATTACAAAAGATAACTACTCGTTAATCAATATCACCATACCCTGGGTCATGTGCAATCACATCTCCGGAATGAGCGCCCATTCCTGCAGTCAACACAATTCCGAATGACATGACAACCGCAAGAGCAAGTAAACGTACCTTTTTCATGTAAATCCCTCCCTTCTTCATTTTTCGTTACAAGCATAAGATGTGGAAAAATTATGGTAAAAGCAGGGTAAGTACCCCACTCACATCACTTCATTTCATGTCCGCCAAATCATTTAGTGGCAGTCTGGAGAAGAAATAATCACTTCTTTTTTCAATGAATTGATTGTATGATTGAAGCAGTATATTTTTATCTTGTTTGGCAGCTCCCAAATAATACAGTTTAAAGGGGCTGTCTATTGGCACTTCATTTAAAAGTTTAATTGCTTGGTCATAATTGCCTTTTGCTATTTCAATATGGGCTTGCTCACTTTTGTCATCGCTTACAATACCATCCACCTGTTTAAAATGTGCCGACAAGAATGGTATGTTTTGCTGGTGTATAGCACGAAGACTATCTTGATAATGATATTTCTCTGCTAATTTTGAAGCTTTATTCAAATGATACATACCTTGGAAATAAGTATCGAATGTGTACGTGAGTCCCAAGTTGATATGCATGTTTACGATTGTTTGATTATTGGTTGTTTCATTGAGTACCCGAAATGCATACTTCCTGGCCATAATTAACTCGTTTCTTGTCCAATAATAAATAAACAAGTTTTGATAGAGTCTTAAATTAAAATAAAATAACAACTGAACATCTTCTACCGCATCAAACAAATCGGACAGCTTATCAAGGAAATTCCCAAACTTGCCAAATTCCCGCAGATCAAAATGACAGGCTAATTTCAGCAGTTCAATGACACATTGCAACTCGGGGTCATCCGTCTTATAAAAGGATAGATGCTCCGCTAATGCTCGTGAGTACTGACCAGATTGTCGTTTTCGATTCACAACCAGCTGATATATTTCTGCCCATTCCCGGTTGGAAGCATTGCTGGATTCCCGATTTTTATTGACCAGTAATTGTAGATCATTTATATAGCCGTTTGTATATAGAAACTCCATTCCTTTTTTCTTAATTTCATCGGATGTCGATTGCAAACAAAATTGCCGCATTAATTGTAAGGCAGTCTCATTGTTATGTTCCCGAAACAACATGAGCTGGACCTGCCCCAACGATAATTTGTTTTCATCGGGAATGGATGATAGAGAGTTTGCTGCCATGCCAGTCTTGGAGTACTTCACTCTGGGCTCTCCCTTCTTCTGCGTACTAAGTGCTTGGATTCAAGTTAATTAATTATCGCGACACATTTCGTCAAACACTAGCAATATGTGACATCTATTTTCATAATAACATAATTTCGTCAAATGAAAAGCATAATCGTTCGACAATTTTCGCACTTTTAACAATTGTAAATATTTGGCAACTCCATGTCTGATCAAAAAAAATAAACCCTAGCAACATTTACTAGGGTACAGGTTCATTCAAGTTATGCATTTTTGGATGTATTCGCTGATTTGGATGCATCTCCGTTAGAAGTTCCATCTTGTTCATCTGATTCAGAATCCTTGTTCTCGTCTGGAGTTGTTTGATCCGGGTTCTCCTTATCTGCATCTGCTCCATCACTATTTTCATCTGAACCGGATTGATCGGAATCATCTGCATTGCTGTTATCATCGGATTCATCCGTTGCATCGGAATCTGATTGATTTTCATCATCACCAGTAGTCACTGACTCATCTTCCTTGTTGGCGTCATCCGCTTTTGAATCTTCTTTGGATTTTGATTCCTCTGCACTTGCTTCATCAGTTTTTACACTGTCAAGCTTGCTTACTGGCTGATTAAAGAATTCTTCCGGGTTGAGCGCTTTTTCATCTTTTCTCAACTCAAAGTGGACGTGTACTTCTTTGTCCTTATTAAATAGATTTTTGCCACCTGTCCCGATAACATCACCTTGCTTCACCTTGTCGTTTGCTTTAACATTTACTTCTCCAAGGCTTGCATAGTACGTTGTGACGCCTTTTTGATGAGATAATTCGACAACGTTACCCAAGAGTGGATCTTCTTTTACCTCTTTAACAGTACCACTTAGTGCAGCTGTAACATCGAATTTTTCAGTGTCCGGGGATGCAATATCGATACCAGTACTTTGATAGTATCGGTTATTGTAATGGACTAAGGCTTCCTCCTGATCCTTATCATCCGCGTTGTAATCGAAAAATTTAGTTACGATTTCTGCTTGATCTGCTTTAACAGGCATTTTGATCTGTTCTTGCTGGTTTGCTACTGGCTTGGCTTCCTGGTCATAAGAACCATCAGCGTAATCCTCAACCTGACTATCATCCGACTCTTTAACTTGGTTATCCAGATTTTGATACCATATAACTGCTGTAAGGAGAATAGCAGCAATTACCAGGTATAATGCTGGAAAGAACCACTTCTTACGAAAAATGCGGCTCCATTTATTTTTTGGAGCATTGTTTTCTTCTTTCATGATCATCACCTCAACAACCATTCTGATCAGAAAAAAGAAAAACTATACATGCTTTGCAAAAAAATTTGCGATATTATGCATTTTTTACGAAATATCAGAGAAACTAAGAAGTTTAATGACGAATCTATGGTTTTATCAGGGGTTTTAGCTAGCGAAAAGGGATTTCTTTCATACAGTATGAACATTTCTGCGTCATTTTAAAAAAATAACCTCCCAGCCTGACAAACGGCATATGTCAGGGGAGGTTATATGAATATATGGCTTACCCATTCTATCAATAAGCGATCCTATTTATTTTGCTACCAGTGTTGGGGCTGTTTCGGTTACTTCACTAATTTTAACTCCTTTATAATAGTGTTTAACAATATCCTTATAATCTTTTCCAGCCTTAGCCATCCCGTTTGCCCCATATTGACTCATACCAATGCCATGACCAAACCCTTTGGTGGTAAATATTAAATGACCATTTTTATGTTTGATGGAAAAGTCGCTGGAGCGCAAATTGAATTTTTCCCGAATTTCTTTTCCTGTAAATGTTTTTCCATCAATGGTTAATGTACCGACACGGTTTCCATCTGTTCTCGATACATCTGCCTCCAAATCACCCGGAATTTGTACACCAAGTTCTTGTTCGGCCTTATCTACGGCGACCACCTGTTGATCCAAAAACTTCGGTGAATCCTTATCCCACGGACTTTTCACGCTGCGTAAATAAGGTAGCTTATTTTCCCAATAATCCTCCGAGTTTTCCGTATAGCCATTACTTGTTGAAAAGAACGCCGGAAAAATTGGATTATTATCGTACGTCAGGATTTCTCCCTTTGTGGCGGCAACTGCCTTGTTTATCTTTTGCATATTCTTATCATAAT is a window of Lentibacillus daqui DNA encoding:
- the spoIIID gene encoding sporulation transcriptional regulator SpoIIID, which produces MHDYIKERTIRIGKYVVETRKTVRMIAKEFGVSKSTVHKDLTERLPEIHPELANQVKDILEYHKSIRHLRGGEATRKKYKDEPESATTIEPVG
- a CDS encoding rod shape-determining protein: MLSRDIGIDLGTANVLIHLKGKGIVLDEPSVVAMNRNTGRVLEVGEAARRMVGRTPGNIEATRPLKDGVIADFDVTEAMLKHFIDRINVKGFLAKPRMLICCPTNITKVEQKAIREAAEKSGGKKVYLEEEPKVAAIGAGMEIFQPSGNMVVDIGGGTTDIAILSMGDIVTAKSIKMAGDKFDGEILQYIKKKYKLLIGERTAEEIKINVATIFKDSRKEEMDIRGRDMVTGLPKTITVYSDEIEGALRESANLITQAAKSILEQTPPELSADIIDRGVILTGGGALIHGIDQLLAEELKVPVFISEEPKNCVAKGTGAMLENIDKIERRKIV
- a CDS encoding AimR family lysis-lysogeny pheromone receptor: MKYSKTGMAANSLSSIPDENKLSLGQVQLMLFREHNNETALQLMRQFCLQSTSDEIKKKGMEFLYTNGYINDLQLLVNKNRESSNASNREWAEIYQLVVNRKRQSGQYSRALAEHLSFYKTDDPELQCVIELLKLACHFDLREFGKFGNFLDKLSDLFDAVEDVQLLFYFNLRLYQNLFIYYWTRNELIMARKYAFRVLNETTNNQTIVNMHINLGLTYTFDTYFQGMYHLNKASKLAEKYHYQDSLRAIHQQNIPFLSAHFKQVDGIVSDDKSEQAHIEIAKGNYDQAIKLLNEVPIDSPFKLYYLGAAKQDKNILLQSYNQFIEKRSDYFFSRLPLNDLADMK
- a CDS encoding DNA-directed RNA polymerase subunit beta, which translates into the protein MSTNPNQQKKPEPNKNFLERTQQKGKQVLNWLQRVLKQATEKAKPMLVKFRDILQELLIRTKKLLSKLYVFLKELAKKTSWKLREFAHLLMKYLKKWWQVWKEKIKYAKQQRAKAKQGVAVQPDKPDTQTRKTRKKQAAAPAPIPESDETGKVQTREQFKQLKKQQKRQHKKPRRRIFPIWLRIIVVLGLSLVALMIGLMIGYGGIGDGHPLDALHKSTWQHIIDIVKQEK
- a CDS encoding peptidoglycan DD-metalloendopeptidase family protein; its protein translation is MKEENNAPKNKWSRIFRKKWFFPALYLVIAAILLTAVIWYQNLDNQVKESDDSQVEDYADGSYDQEAKPVANQQEQIKMPVKADQAEIVTKFFDYNADDKDQEEALVHYNNRYYQSTGIDIASPDTEKFDVTAALSGTVKEVKEDPLLGNVVELSHQKGVTTYYASLGEVNVKANDKVKQGDVIGTGGKNLFNKDKEVHVHFELRKDEKALNPEEFFNQPVSKLDSVKTDEASAEESKSKEDSKADDANKEDESVTTGDDENQSDSDATDESDDNSNADDSDQSGSDENSDGADADKENPDQTTPDENKDSESDEQDGTSNGDASKSANTSKNA